In Pseudomonas fluorescens, one genomic interval encodes:
- a CDS encoding TetR/AcrR family transcriptional regulator, translating into MTFEVPAHGGKPASRIRQKNEETILKAAEDEFARHGYKGTSMNTIAQNAGLPKANLHYYFTNKLGLYVAVLSNIIELWDSTFNTLTAEDDPAEALTRYIRAKMEFSRRQPQASRIFAMEVISGGECLTEYFNQDYRAWFQGRAAVFQAWIDAGKMDPVDPVHLIFLLWGSTQHYADFATQICRVSGRSKLTKQDMEDAGNNLIRIILKGCGLTPTI; encoded by the coding sequence ATGACCTTTGAAGTCCCTGCTCACGGCGGCAAACCCGCCAGCCGCATTCGTCAGAAGAACGAAGAGACCATCCTCAAAGCCGCCGAAGACGAGTTCGCCCGTCACGGTTACAAAGGCACCAGCATGAACACCATCGCGCAGAATGCCGGGTTGCCCAAGGCGAACCTGCATTACTACTTCACCAACAAGCTTGGGTTATACGTGGCGGTGCTGAGCAACATCATCGAGCTGTGGGACAGCACCTTCAACACCCTGACCGCCGAGGATGATCCGGCCGAAGCGCTGACCCGCTACATTCGCGCCAAGATGGAATTCTCCCGCCGCCAACCGCAAGCCTCGCGGATCTTTGCGATGGAAGTGATCAGCGGTGGCGAATGCCTGACCGAGTATTTCAACCAGGATTACCGCGCCTGGTTCCAGGGCCGCGCAGCCGTGTTCCAGGCCTGGATCGATGCCGGCAAGATGGACCCGGTGGATCCGGTGCACCTGATTTTCCTGCTGTGGGGCAGCACCCAGCATTACGCCGACTTCGCCACGCAGATCTGCCGCGTCAGCGGTCGCAGCAAACTGACCAAGCAGGACATGGAAGACGCCGGCAACAACCTGATCCGCATCATTCTCAAAGGCTGCGGCCTCACCCCGACTATTTAA
- a CDS encoding IMPACT family protein, which translates to MPFTLSGFCEYREEIRKSRFITVAAPIGSPADAQAFFEQHSDLNASHNCWAWKLGAQYRSNDDGEPGGTAGRPILAAIEAQDCDQVAVLVIRWYGGIQLGTGGLARAYGGGANKCLQTAAKVELISRVPLSCACGFAELALVKLRVADLGGLVVEENFTANGVELQLAVGEAQIELLQTQLADLSRGRIVLQR; encoded by the coding sequence ATGCCTTTCACCCTCAGCGGTTTTTGCGAGTACCGCGAAGAGATTCGCAAAAGCCGCTTCATCACCGTCGCCGCGCCGATCGGCAGCCCCGCCGACGCGCAGGCGTTCTTCGAACAACACAGCGACTTGAATGCCTCGCACAACTGCTGGGCGTGGAAACTCGGTGCGCAATACCGCAGCAACGACGACGGCGAACCCGGCGGCACCGCCGGACGGCCGATTCTGGCGGCCATCGAAGCGCAGGATTGCGATCAGGTCGCGGTGCTGGTGATCCGCTGGTATGGCGGCATTCAACTGGGCACCGGCGGTTTGGCCCGAGCCTATGGCGGCGGCGCGAACAAGTGCCTGCAAACGGCGGCAAAAGTCGAGTTGATCAGCCGTGTGCCGCTCAGTTGTGCCTGCGGCTTTGCCGAGTTGGCGTTGGTGAAGCTGCGGGTGGCGGACCTGGGTGGGTTGGTCGTCGAAGAAAACTTCACTGCCAATGGTGTTGAGTTGCAGTTGGCAGTGGGTGAGGCGCAGATCGAGTTGTTGCAAACGCAACTGGCGGATTTGAGCCGTGGGCGGATTGTGCTGCAGCGTTAG